Within the Saccharomyces mikatae IFO 1815 strain IFO1815 genome assembly, chromosome: 11 genome, the region aataataaggTGAGCAATGACAGCAAACTGGACTTCGTTACAGATGATCTTGAGTACCATCTGGCAAACACTCATCCGGACGATGGCCATGACAAAATCGAGCCAAGAAACAATAACGTGAGTGGGAACAATGACGATGAAGCTGACGCTAACAACATTTTTAAACAACAAAGTGTTACCATCAAGAATGATGCTGAAGTTGATTCACTAAATAAGTCTTCTATAGATCAGAACTTGGAAAACACCAACGGTTCTGCTACTGCTAATGACAGCAGTACTCACCATCACaacgatgacgatgacgtCCATACTCAAATGACAAAGAACTATTCCGACGTTGTGAACGATGAAGATATCAACGTTGCCATTGCTAATGCTGTTGCAAACGTAGATTCTCAATCAAACAATAAGCATAACAGCAAAGACGATGATGCCACCAGTAACAATGATGACCacgataataataatgataacaacaataacgGCAACAGTAATAGTAATGACAACGCTGGTAGTCACGGTGTTTCAACCCACTCACCCTCTTCAATACGAGACACTTCTATGAATTTAGACGTCTTCAATTCTGCTACCGATGATATACCAGGCCCATTTGTTGTGACCAAAATTGAACCTTATCATAGCCATCCTCTAGAAGATAACTTGTCGTTGGGTAAATTCATCCTAACAAAGATTCCCAAGATCTTACAGAACGATTTGAAGTTTGATCAAATACTAGAAAGCTCTTACAACAATTCTAACCATACTGTAAGCAAATTCAAAGTTTCACATTACGTGGAGGAGTCTGGTCTTTTAGACATTTTGATGCAAAGATACGGGTTAACGGCCGAGGATTTCGAAAAAAGATTACTATCTCAAATTGCCAGACGTATAACCACGTATAAAGCAAGGTTTgtgttgaaaaagaagaaaatgggGGAATATAATGATCTACAACCTTCCTCGTCCtctaataacaataatggTGCCGATGATGAGCTTTCTAACACAAACATGAGAAATAACTCTATTAGTTATACTAAACATCAGGAAATTTCGAGCACAGGGAGCTCATCAAGCGCAATCAAAAATGAGAATAACATGACtaataacaaaaatgacgataatgaaaataatagtaacaacaataataacgaTGCTTCGAATTTAATTGAAGGCGTGTTAGATAAAACACCTAGTCACCGCTATcaaaccaagaaaatgCCAAACGTTAACAAATGGAACAAACCAGATCAAATAACTCATTCCGATGTATCCATGGTGGGATTAGATGAATCGAATGACGGTGCTGATGAAAATGTTCACCCGACTTTAGCGGAAGTGGATGCACAAGAAGCTCGTGAAACAGCTCAACTGGCCATAGACAAGATCAACTCTTACAAGAGAtctattgatgataagaacGATGATGACCACAATAACTCGTCGAGAAACGTTGTAGACGAAAACTTGATCAATGATATGGATTCAGAGAATACCCACAAATCGAAGAGACAACATTTATCGGATATCACGCTGGAAGAGAGAAACGAAGATGACAAACTACCGCATGAAGTAGCGGAACAATTGAGGTTGCTGTCATCACATTTGAAAGAGGTAGAAAATTTACATCaaaacaatgatgatgacgtGGACGATGTGATGGTGGATGTGGATGTCGAATCGCAATATAACAAGAGCCCGAATCACCGTCATAATAGTCACCACAATCAACCTCATCACGATGTAGAAGATGTTGCTGGGTTAATGGGGAAAgccgatgaagaagaagaccTTTCCGACGAAAACATTCAACCTGAATTAAGAGGCCGATAATCAACCACTTGGGAAGATGAGTGCTttctcatatttttttttcgtttaaTCACTCTTACCATGTTCCCTCCCTATTGAAGTATGTATTTCAtcttatgtatttttttgtattataAAGCAAACAAATTTTGTTGTCATTTCCTTTCgatttatattattatctaTCTCTATATATgcattcttcttcaattcaaatttttattGAGATAATCAGCGAAAAGGGCGCCGATCCTGCCTTGATCAATATCTCTTAGTTTGTTGAAGTTGATAAATTGTCTTTTCAATCTTTGCAGTTGCGCCAAAGTGACGATATTACCAATGGGTAGGTCCACGAAAAAGCAACCATCATCATTGATATCGGTAATGCCTTCAGAAACAATGACTCTTGTTCCATTGCTTACCCCGCCAATAGAAGTCAGACTCTTGATGTGGTTCATTATGATCTTTATTATCTTGGTAGTTTCCACATCGAGAATCTGAATAAAGTTGGATTGTGATGCAGGTTTTAATACCGTCGCTGAATTGGGTTTCTGTAAACCTCTACTCAATGGATCATTGTGTCCACTATTTTTTGCAGATTTAGAAGTTTGGAAAACCACTTTGCaaatatcatcaatataGTCGGTTATATTGTCCTGAGCAACAAGGACAGCAAACAGTGGAGAGTCCCAACGATTGTTTGAGTTAGGTTCTTCGTACCTTTGAATTAACTGGTTCAGCAATTCAGGTTCCCAAGGATTTGCGTTCAAAGTCTTATTCCACTCGAAAATGGTCTCAGGCGGACACAACGTTTGAATTACACAAAATGTCGTagacaaatttttcacttcgCAGTGGAGTTGATACCGGAAACCCTTAATATAGTTCAAAGAATCTACAACGACAATCTTATTCTTAGATAAGTCCCTCTTCACCGCGGAAATTATCTCCGATCTCAATTTTCTCTCGTCTTGAGAGGTGATATAGTCTGAATGTTTTATGCCAAGAGATTCATCTGAGTGATATGTTATGGAATATTTACTTAATGACGGGGTTGCATCAATTTTGGCCTGTATTAGTTGCACTAGATGCTTGGCGAGCGTTGTTTTACCGCTACACGGGTATCCTGTAAAAAGAACTAATggcatcttcttcttgagaTGCTTGATGAGATCGTTAGATAGTTTCGCAAGCTTTTTCTACCAATATGGTAATGTTATTGTTCACATTTTGACTGTTCATCAACTGCTgctcatttctttttcatcgcGATGAGGATGATGGAATGAGGAAAAAgtcataaaaaaagaaaagagagaaaatttttcactctACGGAGAGAATGTGTTTACACCAAGAGTACCATGCATGTATGCTGTTTTTAGCACATTTTATCGtgcaaaaaatatgacATAATGATTTGCAAGCTGCTGTTTCcatatatgtatacatatatatatgacTATGGCCATGGATACAGCTACAGCTATAGCTACAGCTTTGGCATTATAGAATCCATACAGTAGTTATTTGtcttattatttctttttctttgtcatgTCTTTTGTACACATACAAATTTGCCTGTTCTCTCATATTGTGCCCTTTTTTCCTCTCGGCTAGTATGAGATATTTCTTTGGAAATCAAAGGAAACACAAAAGGATCAATAATTATGTAATGCAATACCCAGAATCGGGAAAACCTGCTTGTCGTACCAAGAAAGACAGCACTGGTGTGCCTTGACCTAGTAAAAGTTTTAAGAATAGTGGGGGTTGCTTAAGTGTACAACTAGAAACTCCCCCCAGTCTCTGTTCGTATATGTTGAGCTTACTTGCGAAAGCAAGGGGTTCGAGAAGCAAAATAGAGTTTTTTGCATAAAGGTTAAGCGACGTAAACAGAGCAGCAATGAGGTGAGAAACGAAacagaaaaaggaaaaattatGTAATTTTTGTATACTATAGTATGCTCTATCTGCATCTGGTGCGAGAAAACCCATGATTAAGCGGGGCGAATCTGAACCAATGCGATTATTGCCTGTCCTCCATCAAAGGGATGATAGCGATGGCACATATAGTACTACGTTTCGCGGCGTGTTAGacgaaaaggaaagaaagcTTATGATAAATTCAGATAATGTTATTGCTTTGTACTATATGCGGGATAAAAACAGGAGAGTAAGCTAAAACTGAGTAGGATAAACTAATGGAGCACTTTTCATCACGTGAAAAAAGCGAAGGATCGCTCATGCTCCGCGCGCAGGTCAAGATTTACGAAAATACTTTGTAAAAGCGGCGATAAACATTCAAATGTCCGTGTGCGAAGAGGCAGACTTACTCTGTTACTTACAAATACGTGCATTGTCTAGGCCGATGACTTGGCGGTAGTGATGTGCCATGAAATCACTATTTTGCGGGCAACTACAGGCAAAGACCATTACTTTTCTCTTACCACCGTACAGGATAACTTTTGATTTGAGGCTTTCCCGAAACTAGGCATAGAAAATCGGCGGAATTTAAAAGCCCGGGCCCCGGAGATTGATCGCACAACAAGAACATAAGAGCCTTCTCCGCAATGCCGGTTCTCTTCGAATTTTCTTGGCCAAAAAGCGAGTCGGCCCCGAACACTTAACCGGGAACAACGGAGCAACACTGCGACGACCGTAATTCGGTCGTGCAGCCCGGAAAAATGAGAAGTTCTGCGGGCTTTATTCACTCAGATGCTGCCCAGCGGGAACACTTGTCTCGTGGGATTTCGACTCCTACCCCGGCGTTCAGAGAACCCCCCGGGCAGGGGTCCGAAGTCTAAAAGTTTAAACTAGAAGGAGAGAAGGGGGGAGGAAACCTGCCGCGCACAGAAAGCCAGCGCAGTGGAGCGGGGCCGAGGCGGCAAAAGAGGATATGCCCGCTGAACCTGgaaaaaacgaaaaatcTCTTTCATCAAGGACTAAAGTTCTGTATTACGAATCTTAAGCGCGTTAAGCAATGGCCGTAGCCTTTCACAGGCTGCTTCCAAGTGTCATGTATCGACTCTACAAACTGTTCCAAAGTGAATGGAAttgccattttctttccgAGActactttaaaaaaaattatgagAATGAGTTTGTTTCTTGataaattatatataatcGAAAGCTATTAATTAttcttctacttcaatATGTTCTTGCTTAACCCCGTGTGATTGTTTTCGTtcatctttgtttttgttatattttttgttttagtTATACCTGCAATACCCAGTTTTCTATCGTATATGCTATCTACAGGACCACTCTACGCTTAATagtataataatattttcgtaaagaaaacaagaatataaagaaagGGTCATTATTTATTCGTGCAGATCGTTGTTAGACGCATAAAAAGAGGATCAGAAACattgtttttcaattccttGCACATATTTATTTATCTGCCACTATTCTCATAAGCATTTTAATGGATTGCTGATTTGTTCTACCTATTTCTTCTAGTATATAaaacccaaaaaaaaagaatcatgACCGCAAAGACTTTTCTACTACAGGCATCCGGTAGCCGTCCTCGTAGTAACCACTTCAAAAGTGAGCATAATAATATTCCGTTAGCCCCTGTACCGATCGCCCCGAATAcgcatcatcatcataacCATAATTCGTCGGAGTTCGAAAACGATGgcaacaaaaagaaaaagaaatctggTTTGGTGGTAAGAACATCTAAACATTGGGTTCTACCCCCTAGACCAAGACCTGGTAGAAGATCATCTGCTCACAACTCTCTGTCTTCTAACAGTACTAACAATACACTGAACGTTGGTACTAACAGCAggaataatagtaataatagcaTTACTTCCAACAGGAAGCAAGCttccaaagaaaagaggaagCCAAGACATATCCAGaccattgatgaaaagCTAATAAACGATTCAAACTATTTGGCTTTCTTGAAGTTTGACGActtggaaaatgaaaagttcCATTCTTCTGCCTCTTCAATCTCATCTCCATCTTATTCAGGCTATAgaaatagaaagaaatcaGAATACATGGACGATGAAAGTTGCACTGATGTGGAAACCATCGCTGCTCACAACAGTTTGCTGTCAAAAAGTCACCATAtagattcttcttcaatcgTCCATGCTCCACCCacgaagaaatcaaaactGAATGACTTCGATCTACTCTCTTTATCTTCAACTTCCCCATCGGTTACGCCAGTCCCACAGTTGACAAAAGATTTAAGTCtcaatttgaattttcacAAGACGCCTCATAAGACCTCGTTCCCTGATTCTCCAGAAGATTTTTCTCCAGTAGATTCAGTCTCATTAATTAGAAACCATTCCTTGCCCACCAGATTGGAGgtgaaggaaaaaatggatGATTTGAACGAgatcaaattctttaacGATTTCGAAAAACTtgagtttttcaataaatacGCTAAAGttaatactaataatgacATTAACGAAAACAATGATCTTTGGAATTCCTACCTACAATCGATGGACAATTCTACAGGTAAAAATCGTACCGATAATCAACAAGtagacgatgatgatgacatGCCCTTATTGAATCTGCCCATTTTGGAAGAATCTGTTCCCTCTGAACCAGATGTTAAGGTTGAACAGGATGACGATGACATTTGGAATTATCTACCAAGTTCAAGCTCACAACAAGACTCTTTAGGAATCTTGGACAAGAATCGTACTCTTGACAAAGAGAATATTCAAACAAATAATGACGAAACCTATCTATTTTTACAAGATCAGGATGAAAGTACAAATTCACACCGCCACGACGAGTTGGGTTCAGAAGTCACTTTAGCTGATAGTaagttttcttatttgcCCCCAACTTTAGAAGAATTGATGGAAGAGCAAGATTGTAACAACAGTAGgtcttttaaaaatttcatgTTTTCCAACGGTAACGGTACGCCGTGTTCAAATGCAGACGGTAATACTgttaatgatgatgactatACCAAAGTTTTaaagtcaaaaaaaattagtACCTCAAAGTCAAACGTAAACCTTTATGACTTAaacgaaaacaataatGGCGCCACTACCACCAACGAATTTGACCAAAATAGTTTTATCGATGATCTTGATGAGGATGTTGACTTTTTAAAGGTACAGGTATTCTAAAATAGGCATGTTGCAATAAAACGAAAATagcaaaaataaaaagatattcaattaaaaaaaacccTTATGGTAATGATAGTATTCTTCGCCGGTTCCGGTGTCCTTTTCCTTCAATAACAAAAATacaactaaaaaaaaaaacaaaaaataaaaaaacaaaactttaCTGTTTTTAATGATGttaatgattttttttctctatcataaaaaaactaaaacGAAAAACAAATATGGACACATAAGTCcattattttatttatataccGTTTCTGGTACTTAGTAATTTATCCTCATACATACactttattcaaaataCTAAGAGCATTTTCATACatctattattttcttctctttcttcctcttttcctTAACTTCAACATTTCACTTTTACGCGTATGTCAAAAACACGTCAAGGAAAAATGGtggaataaaaaatttacaTACATGAATATACACGCGATAAAGAAACCTGTCCAACGACTTGACAACTGCAATTCGATGTTCTCTTTTGATCTGGACAAATTAAAGGTTGAGCTGAAAACATGGGAACATGAATTCATCGAAAAGAATAACAGAGAACCCACAAGGGATGACATCAAGAGTCTGCGAAACGTTAGGCAGATGTACAAGCAATATTCCctactgaagaagaaacaatcATTGCAAACACAGGAACCTTTTGTTCATAAATCAATTGAAATCGCTGCTCATAACAAAAACAACGATGAAATGGGTGAAATAGGTCCTACTCCTCAAGTGCACGGTAAGGCGATTAGTATTTTTGAGATGAATCTTTCGCCTATAAAACCTATATACATGGCGTTTACAAATGACATAAACATGAACAATGATAGCTCCAAAACAATCTCCAATGTATCTTCTCCAGAAAAGACCATATCTGTAAACTCATCGCCTGCGAATCGAACACTGGTAGCAGAATCAATATCCAACGTGAAACGCCAGTTAAACTTTCAAATACCGAAGGTTTCTCTTTCACGCACTCCGATTTCGTCACCCTGTAAGAAACAAGATGAACTGCATgcagaaaacaagaagttCAGCCCTACGACGAAACCTCTACTAGAATCCGACAAATCGTCGAGGTATTATGGCCCTAACTCACCACTAAGattggatgaagaaaacattCATTTGAATATTCCGTTTAATTCAAAAATCAAACGTCGGCTCCAAATGGGATATCCATCTTTACTAAAGACTCCCTCGAAGGATAATCATGTggatatttcaaattcatttaGTCCGTCACCCTTAATTAGAAGACCTTTGACAAAATCTCTGATAGAGCTGGCCAAGGAGCATACTGAAATCGTGAAAGAATTCAGTATATTGGAGGAAGAAGGGGATCGAGGTGAAAACGGAGAAGAAGGAAGTGATGAGGGTTGTAATGCTGACAAATgcgaagaagaagaggaaagcAAACTGGAGGATGGGTTGATTAGGTCAAAAGTTATGGCCGATATATTTCAAGAGGATGAAGTTGAGGGCAATCAAGGTAGGGAAGGCGCTTTTATAAGGAAACGACCTAAGAGAAGAAAGGTTATCAGAAGATCACGAGAAAACGATTTAGAAGACGAAACCTCGATTGTTAAGAGAGATGTTCATAAGGAACtaatgaaactgaagaaaagaaaagtggCAGAATTTTTGGGATCCACTTCACAACTCTCTGAGACTGAAtctgaaaatgatgacgaaGCAACAGGCGGTGTAATCCCAAAGCAAAAGCCCGCCTCTAAGCGCAAGGGCAGAAAGAAGTACAACCTTGTAAGTAATAATTTTAGAAGATTAAAACTACCTAAGAAAAACCGCTTCTTTAACAGACGCTCAGGACGGAGGTGAACATAAAAGCATTTGGTAAGGTATTCATTACCGAATTGAATACCTTCATTAGTAATTCTTCTAGACGCATATAAAGTATCCCATCGAACTCCCATGAAGAACAGGTTTGTAGTATATACGTGTATGTAAATCTATGATACTTTCCATTAATATATCAATCCATCATGAACTTCTTTATGTTCGTTGATTGATTAGAAACTTGGTTTTACATATTACATAATCGGGGAGGGATCGTCAATTAGGGGAGCAATAATCGGCAAAGGTATAAAAATACATGATAAATTCATTCATGGTGTAGGTGAGAATGAACATATTATACACCATAAGTAGTAACACATTCAGGTAGAGCAGAGAATAGTAGTTGCCTGTTTAGTCAAATGTTTTGGAAAAAGGATCCTAGTGTGGTTtgggaaagaaaaaatatcgaTGATATTGACTTTAGTCGTCTTAATGTGGCAATAATTGGTGGCACAGGTGGAATTGGGCGTGCGATAAGTAGAGAACTGGCCCAGAGAAACGCTAGTGTTGTTGTCGTTGGGCAAACGTTCAAGGACGAAGAGATGAAAGACAAAATTAAATTTATCAAGGCAGACTTGAGTTTAGTATCGGAATGCAAACGTATTTCACACTGTGATGAAATTCCCTACGAGAAGCTAACGCATTTGATTTTCACTACAGGTATCTTTGCATCACGCCAAAGGCAAGCCACAAGTGAGGGACTAGAGAAAGACATGGCAGTGAGTTATCTGAGTAGATATATCATCTTTCATGATGTCGCTAAGCGATTGGGAATTGCTAGGGCCAAGAAAGACAATTTGCCGAAGGTTTTCATCGCTGGCTTCCCAGGAAATGGTCAAGTGGGTGATCCAAATAATTTGAACtcagatgaaaaaaaatataatgcCTACACTACACATATGAATACAGTGGCAGCTAATGAAAGTCTGGTGCTGGACGCCAAAGACAGGTATGCGAATATAGATACCTTCGGTTTGAACCCTGGTTTGATCAAAACAAGTATTCGTAGTAATCTTCTCGGCAGTGATTCCTACCTTGGCCGCATCACGGAATGGATCATTAGCTGGACTTGTCAAAGCGCAGAGGTTTATGCTAAAACAATCTGTGCCTTGATGATGAGTCCTGCCATTGAGTCACGCAGTGGTACAATGTTTAGTAACAAAGGTGACGCCATTTTACCGACGCCTGGTTTAACTAAAGATGTGGTGGAGAAATTCATGGAAAGTTCGGAGCTTTTAGTTGAAAAAGCCTTACAGAATCAAAGTTCTTCTACCTCCAGTAACgaatagttttttttatgaatAGTTGGTTTGTATTTTGTGTATTTTACTCttaagaaagaatttaCTGGCAGCCATCAGCGATGATTCATATTCCTCGGATGCGGGAGATAGCTTCCACTAGTTTCAAACGCCGTGCCGTGCGATTGTTAGAGTCATAACTCACATGGCTTCCTATTGTGAGGCATAACTTTGACAGGTATGGCATCTTGGAGTATGGGCACATTACTTTGCTTTGCTCCAATATATTTGAGATGCCGCATTTTTTATGcatttttttgcattttcgGCATAGATATATAAATTGTTAGTAAGTATTCGCTCTCTGTCTTAGTTAACTAATGGCTATTCGTGCAGttggagaaaaaaaagtgccGATAATACGATAGTGAACTTATAAGCGTCAACATTCTACTAGGTGcgtttcttctttctcaatTGTACATTTCTAgctgttttctttggtgACACTTGATGTTGAGGAGTAAAGTATCTAATTGGGGTCTATGGAGGACCTACTATACATCATCACTGAGTAAAGTGCCTAGAGCACCCCCAG harbors:
- the ABF1 gene encoding DNA-binding protein ABF1 (similar to Saccharomyces cerevisiae ABF1 (YKL112W); ancestral locus Anc_2.460); amino-acid sequence: MDKLVVNYYEYKHPIINKDLAIGAHGGKKFPTLGAWYDVINEYEFQTRCPIILKNSHRNKHFTFACHLKNCPFKVLLSYAGNSASSETSSPSASNNTNPLDTPDHIHHHSDNMSNDDNNSNNDNNNKVSNDSKLDFVTDDLEYHLANTHPDDGHDKIEPRNNNVSGNNDDEADANNIFKQQSVTIKNDAEVDSLNKSSIDQNLENTNGSATANDSSTHHHNDDDDVHTQMTKNYSDVVNDEDINVAIANAVANVDSQSNNKHNSKDDDATSNNDDHDNNNDNNNNGNSNSNDNAGSHGVSTHSPSSIRDTSMNLDVFNSATDDIPGPFVVTKIEPYHSHPLEDNLSLGKFILTKIPKILQNDLKFDQILESSYNNSNHTVSKFKVSHYVEESGLLDILMQRYGLTAEDFEKRLLSQIARRITTYKARFVLKKKKMGEYNDLQPSSSSNNNNGADDELSNTNMRNNSISYTKHQEISSTGSSSSAIKNENNMTNNKNDDNENNSNNNNNDASNLIEGVLDKTPSHRYQTKKMPNVNKWNKPDQITHSDVSMVGLDESNDGADENVHPTLAEVDAQEARETAQLAIDKINSYKRSIDDKNDDDHNNSSRNVVDENLINDMDSENTHKSKRQHLSDITLEERNEDDKLPHEVAEQLRLLSSHLKEVENLHQNNDDDVDDVMVDVDVESQYNKSPNHRHNSHHNQPHHDVEDVAGLMGKADEEEDLSDENIQPELRGR
- the KTI12 gene encoding Kti12p (similar to Saccharomyces cerevisiae KTI12 (YKL110C); ancestral locus Anc_2.462), which gives rise to MPLVLFTGYPCSGKTTLAKHLVQLIQAKIDATPSLSKYSITYHSDESLGIKHSDYITSQDERKLRSEIISAVKRDLSKNKIVVVDSLNYIKGFRYQLHCEVKNLSTTFCVIQTLCPPETIFEWNKTLNANPWEPELLNQLIQRYEEPNSNNRWDSPLFAVLVAQDNITDYIDDICKVVFQTSKSAKNSGHNDPLSRGLQKPNSATVLKPASQSNFIQILDVETTKIIKIIMNHIKSLTSIGGVSNGTRVIVSEGITDINDDGCFFVDLPIGNIVTLAQLQRLKRQFINFNKLRDIDQGRIGALFADYLNKNLN
- the HAP4 gene encoding transcription factor HAP4 (similar to Saccharomyces cerevisiae HAP4 (YKL109W); ancestral locus Anc_2.464) yields the protein MTAKTFLLQASGSRPRSNHFKSEHNNIPLAPVPIAPNTHHHHNHNSSEFENDGNKKKKKSGLVVRTSKHWVLPPRPRPGRRSSAHNSLSSNSTNNTLNVGTNSRNNSNNSITSNRKQASKEKRKPRHIQTIDEKLINDSNYLAFLKFDDLENEKFHSSASSISSPSYSGYRNRKKSEYMDDESCTDVETIAAHNSLLSKSHHIDSSSIVHAPPTKKSKLNDFDLLSLSSTSPSVTPVPQLTKDLSLNLNFHKTPHKTSFPDSPEDFSPVDSVSLIRNHSLPTRLEVKEKMDDLNEIKFFNDFEKLEFFNKYAKVNTNNDINENNDLWNSYLQSMDNSTGKNRTDNQQVDDDDDMPLLNLPILEESVPSEPDVKVEQDDDDIWNYLPSSSSQQDSLGILDKNRTLDKENIQTNNDETYLFLQDQDESTNSHRHDELGSEVTLADSKFSYLPPTLEELMEEQDCNNSRSFKNFMFSNGNGTPCSNADGNTVNDDDYTKVLKSKKISTSKSNVNLYDLNENNNGATTTNEFDQNSFIDDLDEDVDFLKVQVF
- the SLD2 gene encoding Sld2p (similar to Saccharomyces cerevisiae SLD2 (YKL108W); ancestral locus Anc_2.468), which codes for MFSFDLDKLKVELKTWEHEFIEKNNREPTRDDIKSLRNVRQMYKQYSLLKKKQSLQTQEPFVHKSIEIAAHNKNNDEMGEIGPTPQVHGKAISIFEMNLSPIKPIYMAFTNDINMNNDSSKTISNVSSPEKTISVNSSPANRTLVAESISNVKRQLNFQIPKVSLSRTPISSPCKKQDELHAENKKFSPTTKPLLESDKSSRYYGPNSPLRLDEENIHLNIPFNSKIKRRLQMGYPSLLKTPSKDNHVDISNSFSPSPLIRRPLTKSLIELAKEHTEIVKEFSILEEEGDRGENGEEGSDEGCNADKCEEEEESKLEDGLIRSKVMADIFQEDEVEGNQGREGAFIRKRPKRRKVIRRSRENDLEDETSIVKRDVHKELMKLKKRKVAEFLGSTSQLSETESENDDEATGGVIPKQKPASKRKGRKKYNLVSNNFRRLKLPKKNRFFNRRSGRR
- the SMKI11G1070 gene encoding putative short-chain dehydrogenase/reductase (similar to Saccharomyces cerevisiae YKL107W), translating into MFWKKDPSVVWERKNIDDIDFSRLNVAIIGGTGGIGRAISRELAQRNASVVVVGQTFKDEEMKDKIKFIKADLSLVSECKRISHCDEIPYEKLTHLIFTTGIFASRQRQATSEGLEKDMAVSYLSRYIIFHDVAKRLGIARAKKDNLPKVFIAGFPGNGQVGDPNNLNSDEKKYNAYTTHMNTVAANESLVLDAKDRYANIDTFGLNPGLIKTSIRSNLLGSDSYLGRITEWIISWTCQSAEVYAKTICALMMSPAIESRSGTMFSNKGDAILPTPGLTKDVVEKFMESSELLVEKALQNQSSSTSSNE